The Chthoniobacterales bacterium genome segment AGGTTCGTGTTTATCAAAAGTCGTTGGAGGATGGCGCTTCGGCGCTCTGTTACCTTAACATGGGAGAGAAGGAATCGACCGTCGCGCTGGACGGATTGGCTGGATATGGTTTGGGTGGAATCCAGCATGTCCGCGATTTGTGGCGCCAAAAGGATTTGAAAGATGCGGAGGGATCGCTCCGCGCCACGGTGCGTCCGCATGGCGTGATGCTCTATAAACTGACGACCTCCAAATGAATGAAATGAAATGCATTGTTGTCTGCGCCTGGGCGGCCCTGATGGTTGGCCCGCTTTTTGCGGCCGATTCCGATGACGCGGCGAAAATTGTCGCCGAGTCCGCCGCGCCGGCCGAGCCGTTGAGCTTGTGGTATCTCAAGGCGGCCAAGGAATGGACGGAGGCCTTGCCCATCGGCAACGGCCGGCTGGGCGCGATGGTTTTTGGCGGCGTCAACACGGAGCGGCTGCAGTTGAACGAGGACACCCTCTGGGCCGGCGGTCCTTACAACCCGGTGAATCCGGGGGCGAAAGCCGCGCTGCCGGAAGTGCGCAAGCTGGTTTTCGAAGGCAAGTTCGCCGAAGCCGGAAAGCTGACGGACGAGAAGCTCATCGGAACCCCGCACAGCCAGATGCAGTATCAAACCGTGGGCGATCTGACCTTGAACTTCCCCGGCGGGAACGCAAAGGACTACCGCCGCGACCTGAACCTGGACACGGCGACTGCCACGGTGAGCTACCAGAGCGATGGTGTGCGTTACTCCCGGGAAGTGTTCGCGAACGCTCCGGACAATGTCATCGTCGTGCGCCTCACGGCGGATAAGCCGGGCCGCATTTCCTTCACGGCCGGCCTCAAGACTCCGCTGTGGGGATCGGGCGTGACCCTGGAGGGCGACACGCTCGTGATGAGCGGAAAAGGCACCGGCTCGAACGACGTGGACGGCGTCATCCGGTATCAGGCCCGGGTGAAAGTCGTCGCCACGGGCGGGAAGGTCACGCCCGGCTCGGACACCATCGCCGTGGAAAAGGCCGACGCGGTCACGCTGCTCATCGCCGTCGCCACCAGTTACAAAAACTTCCATGACGCCAGCGGCGACCCCGAGGCGATTGTGAAAAAAACCGTAGCCGACGCCTCCGCAAAATCCGTGGACGCCCTGCGCGCGGATCACCGCCGGGACTATCAGGCGTTGTTCCATCGCGTGAAGCTCGACCTCGGCCGGACCGACGCGATGAAGCAGCCGACCGAAGCGCGCATCCAGCATTTCGCCGAGGGCAACGACCCGCAGCTCGCCGCGCTCTACTACCAATATGGCCGCTACCTGCTCATCAGTTCGTCGCGTCCGGGTGGCCAGCCGGCCAACCTTCAGGGCATCTGGAATGACAGCCTGTTCCCGCCCTGGGGCAGCAAATACACGATCAACATCAACACCGAGATGAACTACTGGCCGGCGGAGTCCGGCAACCTCGCGGAGTGCGTCGAGCCGCTCATCGCGATGGTGAGCGATCTCTCGGTGACCGGCGCACGCACTGCGAAGGAGATGTATGGCGCGCGGGGCTGGGTGGCGCATCACAACACCGACATCTGGCGGGCGACGGCGCCGATTGACTTCGTGTATTCGGGCATGTGGCAGATGGGCGGCGCGTGGCTCTGCCTGCACCTTTGGGATCGCTACGAATTCAGCGGCGACTCGAAGTTGCTCGAGCGTATCTATCCCATTTTGAAAGGCTCGTCGGAGTTTTTCATCGATACGCTGCAGGTGGAGCCGGAGCACAAATGGCTCGTCACCAATCCTTCGATTTCGCCGGAGAACGGCCACCCGGGTGGGAGCCTGTGCGCCGGCCCGACGATGGATAACCAAATCCTGCGCGACCTTTTCGCCAATACGATCAAGGCGGCGACGATTCTCGGTGTGGACGCGGATTTTCGCCAACAGCTCGCCGCCACGCGAGCGAAGTTGCCTCCGAATCAAATCGGCCAAGCGGGGCAGTTGCAGGAATGGCTCGCCGATTGGGATTTGAGT includes the following:
- a CDS encoding alpha-galactosidase, encoding VRVYQKSLEDGASALCYLNMGEKESTVALDGLAGYGLGGIQHVRDLWRQKDLKDAEGSLRATVRPHGVMLYKLTTSK
- a CDS encoding glycoside hydrolase family 95 protein; the protein is MKCIVVCAWAALMVGPLFAADSDDAAKIVAESAAPAEPLSLWYLKAAKEWTEALPIGNGRLGAMVFGGVNTERLQLNEDTLWAGGPYNPVNPGAKAALPEVRKLVFEGKFAEAGKLTDEKLIGTPHSQMQYQTVGDLTLNFPGGNAKDYRRDLNLDTATATVSYQSDGVRYSREVFANAPDNVIVVRLTADKPGRISFTAGLKTPLWGSGVTLEGDTLVMSGKGTGSNDVDGVIRYQARVKVVATGGKVTPGSDTIAVEKADAVTLLIAVATSYKNFHDASGDPEAIVKKTVADASAKSVDALRADHRRDYQALFHRVKLDLGRTDAMKQPTEARIQHFAEGNDPQLAALYYQYGRYLLISSSRPGGQPANLQGIWNDSLFPPWGSKYTININTEMNYWPAESGNLAECVEPLIAMVSDLSVTGARTAKEMYGARGWVAHHNTDIWRATAPIDFVYSGMWQMGGAWLCLHLWDRYEFSGDSKLLERIYPILKGSSEFFIDTLQVEPEHKWLVTNPSISPENGHPGGSLCAGPTMDNQILRDLFANTIKAATILGVDADFRQQLAATRAKLPPNQIGQAGQLQEWLADWDLSPGVDQHHRHVSHLYGLYPGRDISLRETPKLAAAVTKSLELRGDKATGWATAWRLCLWTHLGDGDHAYEILKFLLSPERTYPNMFDAHPPFQIDGNFGGAAGIADMMMQSRLGDIAQATSVAAMKAGIEILPALPSAWPNGSVQGLRARGGFTVDVAWKDGKLASARIQAASGGAKTLTVRYGDRTANIVIKPGGEVRMDSDLQLAHP